In a single window of the Hoyosella subflava DQS3-9A1 genome:
- a CDS encoding alpha/beta hydrolase, producing MTNTKHVVIVHGTWGSGSFWVEARAAFEERGFVVHTPTLRHHELPLLAGSTQVATVSLTDYTDDLVELCESLDSPPLLVGASLGGLLVQLVAARTPHVGVVAACPAPAAGIFNLYPSMLRLFARHFAQPRPWAKPLFPEWEGWEWGCANTQPPEVARDMFAELVCESGRAYCEMALPWLDRRKAARVNFDAVKGPVLVVGGELDRVVVPAIGRATAKKYANATYIEIPASDHMVLFGAALPTTMGHIDRWMESNKIAARETSAEV from the coding sequence ATGACCAACACCAAACACGTCGTTATCGTGCATGGCACCTGGGGCAGTGGAAGCTTCTGGGTCGAAGCACGCGCTGCGTTCGAGGAGCGCGGTTTCGTCGTGCACACGCCGACCCTCCGCCACCACGAGTTACCGCTGCTCGCCGGATCTACCCAAGTCGCCACCGTCAGCCTCACCGATTACACCGACGACCTCGTCGAATTGTGTGAGTCGCTCGATTCTCCGCCACTGCTCGTCGGGGCTTCACTCGGCGGACTGCTGGTCCAACTCGTCGCTGCGCGCACCCCCCACGTCGGGGTAGTGGCAGCGTGCCCCGCTCCCGCGGCTGGCATCTTCAATCTCTATCCCTCGATGCTCCGCCTGTTCGCCAGGCATTTCGCGCAGCCTCGCCCCTGGGCCAAGCCGCTGTTTCCGGAGTGGGAGGGGTGGGAGTGGGGCTGCGCCAACACCCAGCCGCCAGAGGTGGCTCGAGATATGTTTGCCGAACTCGTGTGCGAGTCAGGTCGCGCCTACTGTGAAATGGCCTTGCCATGGCTCGACCGTCGAAAGGCCGCGCGAGTGAACTTTGATGCGGTCAAGGGGCCGGTCTTGGTTGTTGGAGGCGAGCTTGACCGCGTTGTGGTGCCGGCGATCGGCCGAGCGACGGCTAAGAAATACGCCAACGCGACCTACATCGAGATCCCCGCGTCCGACCATATGGTCCTTTTCGGCGCGGCTCTGCCCACGACGATGGGACATATCGATCGTTGGATGGAATCCAACAAGATCGCGGCGCGGGAAACCTCGGCCGAGGTTTAG